From the genome of Uloborus diversus isolate 005 unplaced genomic scaffold, Udiv.v.3.1 scaffold_850, whole genome shotgun sequence, one region includes:
- the LOC129233972 gene encoding serine/threonine-protein phosphatase 6 regulatory ankyrin repeat subunit B-like gives ITLELSSASCEIDLGPDANGSTALHKAAEIGDVEMVKKLLKAGADTRFQDRGGQTPIHNALDHVGSSKNCFVEIANLIIDVDGKNEVQDNNGMTPLHFAAENNCVEIVSKLLAAGVSTRIQNQSGWTPLHVALKIMKDDAAEVLIQADNKIDIQDQYGLSPLHLAANRGSPEIVRNLIAAGANVRRQDVGGKTPLHLALSLGFSEVSNILVDVDSKNNIQDKSGETPLYLATLNRDIEIVRKLLLGGVQPQAVDILSAYRPESRVVLEMILSSCAWRDITIDWEGCPLDSDEKEWRMTFLSECLAEINCMKAKIPATSVSFHDLAKESVIKVARYLENEMVQKFLHCNNVALLFPHYASLFSDQLGQAEERRVLTAQCWDCFAALSQKWPLLPATTVDNILSCFSAKDMQNFVHAFKVNP, from the coding sequence aataACTCTTGAATTGTCCAGCGCATCATGTGAGATTGACTTAGGACCAGATGCAAATGGATCAACTGCACTGCATAAGGCGGCAGAGATAGGTGATGTAGAAATGGTCAAGAAGCTGCTTAAGGCTGGTGCAGATACGAGATTTCAAGATCGGGGAGGTCAGACGCCCATCCACAATGCTTTGGACCATGTGGGATCTTCAAAAAACTGCTTCGTGGAGATAGCAAATCTCATCATAGATGTGGATGGCAAAAACGAAGTTCAGGACAATAATGGGATGACTCCCTTGCATTTTGCAGCGGAGAATAATTGTGTAGAAATAGTATCAAAGCTGCTTGCCGCTGGCGTAAGTACGCGTATCCAAAATCAATCTGGCTGGACTCCCCTTCATGTGGCTCTGAAAATTATGAAGGATGACGCAGCAGAGGTCCTGATTCAGGCTGACAATAAAATTGACATTCAGGACCAATATGGACTGTCTCCGTTGCATTTAGCCGCAAATAGAGGGAGTCCTGAAATAGTCAGAAATCTGATTGCAGCTGGCGCAAACGTGCGACGCCAAGATGTTGGTGGAAAGACGCCCCTCCACTTGGCTCTCAGTTTGGGGTTCAGTGAAGTGTCGAACATTCTCGTAGATGTGGACTCGAAAAACAACATTCAAGATAAATCAGGGGAGACTCCCCTATACCTTGCTACGTTGAACAGGGACATCGAAATTGTGAGGAAGCTGTTACTTGGTGGCGTGCAGCCACAAGCGGTTGACATTCTCAGTGCCTATAGACCCGAAAGTAGAGTTGTCCTTGAAATGATTCTATCGTCTTGTGCATGGCGGGACATAACTATCGACTGGGAAGGCTGTCCTCTTGACTCGGATGAAAAAGAGTGGCGCATGACGTTTCTCTCAGAATGTTTAGCCGAGATAAATTGCATGAAAGCAAAGATACCTGCAACCTCCGTCTCCTTCCATGATCTTGCTAAGGAATCTGTAATCAAAGTTGCGCGCTATCTTGAAAACGAAATGGTgcaaaaatttttgcattgcaaTAACGTTGCACTGCTTTTTCCGCATTATGCCAGTCTATTTAGTGACCAGTTGGGGCAGGCGGAGGAGAGAAGAGTTTTGACTGCTCAGTGTTGGGACTGCTTTGCTGCCCTTTCCCAGAAATGGCCTCTCCTTCCGGCCACGACTGTCGACAACATCTTAAGTTGCTTTAGTGCAAAAGACATGCAAAATTTTGTCCACGCTTTCAAAGTTAATCCTTGA